One Deinococcus sp. LM3 genomic region harbors:
- a CDS encoding acyltransferase, whose amino-acid sequence MTWLKPVDVGRDAQSAYGEFLRDLEARLADPGTDRFVLAREVLAEAMYGRSYAALLADAPLAALNLDARNVTFEAEYYLATDAEQFGRVKPLLWLWKNLDLTPLGQNPVLGIPVRRVLAERIFRRVGRDFKCWQNVEFSVGYNMEVGDDVVVHRHVLLDDIGGIELHDNASISDYVNVYSHTHSVLDGPDVTLRRTVIGRGARITYHSTVLAGSVVSDDAMLATHALLRSDIPPHGIAMGVPARTTRFKVREPQELLVDSRSFVRAPDRKANPEFPEPTPNQTRVAADGEGAGRRVVTGER is encoded by the coding sequence GTGACTTGGCTGAAGCCGGTGGATGTGGGTCGTGACGCGCAGTCGGCGTACGGTGAGTTCTTGCGGGATCTGGAGGCGCGGCTGGCGGATCCGGGAACGGACCGGTTCGTGCTGGCGCGTGAGGTGCTGGCCGAGGCGATGTATGGCCGCTCCTACGCGGCGCTGCTGGCGGACGCGCCGCTGGCGGCCCTGAATCTGGACGCGCGGAACGTGACGTTCGAGGCGGAGTACTACCTGGCGACGGATGCCGAGCAGTTCGGGCGGGTCAAGCCGCTGCTGTGGCTCTGGAAGAACCTGGACCTGACCCCACTGGGGCAGAATCCGGTGCTGGGGATTCCGGTGCGGCGGGTGCTGGCAGAACGGATCTTCCGGCGGGTGGGGCGGGATTTCAAGTGCTGGCAGAACGTGGAGTTCAGCGTGGGGTACAACATGGAGGTGGGGGACGACGTGGTCGTTCACCGGCATGTGCTGCTGGATGACATCGGCGGGATCGAGCTGCACGATAACGCCAGCATCAGTGATTACGTGAACGTGTACAGCCACACGCACAGCGTGCTGGACGGCCCGGACGTGACGTTGCGGCGCACGGTGATCGGGCGTGGGGCGCGCATCACGTACCATTCGACGGTGCTGGCGGGCAGCGTGGTGAGTGACGACGCGATGCTGGCGACGCACGCGTTGCTGCGCAGTGACATTCCGCCGCACGGGATCGCGATGGGCGTGCCGGCACGCACGACGCGCTTCAAGGTGCGGGAGCCGCAGGAGCTGCTGGTGGATTCGCGGTCGTTCGTGCGTGCGCCGGACCGCAAGGCGAACCCGGAGTTTCCGGAGCCCACGCCGAACCAGACGCGCGTGGCGGCCGACGGTGAGGGAGCGGGCCGCCGCGTGGTGACCGGGGAACGCTGA
- a CDS encoding metal-dependent hydrolase, whose protein sequence is MNIQFIGHSTFLLEHGDTRLLIDPFIQGNPQATVTLQDALNWNVTAILITHAHGDHWGDTLEFTRTGTPLIATAEIAAYAQQRGAAHATGMNIGGTYRADWGNVTLTPAWHSSSFPDGTYGGMPTGLIVELGGQRVYHAGDTNLFSDMTLIGDRGLDAALLPIGDHYTMGPEEAARTLDLLRPRVAIPMHYGTFPPLTGDPAVFQREGQARGVDIRILTPGEHTTL, encoded by the coding sequence ATGAACATTCAATTCATCGGCCACAGCACCTTCCTGCTCGAACACGGCGACACCCGCCTGCTGATCGACCCGTTCATCCAGGGCAACCCGCAGGCGACCGTCACCCTGCAAGACGCCCTGAACTGGAACGTCACGGCCATCCTGATCACCCACGCGCACGGCGACCACTGGGGCGACACCCTGGAATTCACGCGCACCGGCACCCCCCTGATCGCTACCGCCGAGATCGCCGCCTACGCCCAGCAGCGCGGCGCGGCCCACGCCACCGGCATGAACATCGGCGGCACCTACCGCGCCGACTGGGGCAACGTCACCCTAACTCCCGCCTGGCACAGCAGCTCCTTCCCGGACGGCACGTACGGCGGCATGCCCACCGGCCTGATCGTCGAACTCGGCGGCCAGCGCGTATACCATGCCGGCGACACCAACCTCTTCAGCGACATGACCCTGATCGGGGACCGGGGCCTGGACGCCGCCCTGCTGCCCATCGGCGACCACTACACCATGGGCCCCGAGGAGGCCGCCCGCACCCTGGACCTGCTGCGACCCCGCGTCGCCATCCCCATGCACTACGGCACCTTCCCGCCCCTGACCGGCGACCCCGCCGTGTTCCAGCGCGAAGGGCAGGCGCGCGGCGTGGACATCCGCATCCTGACGCCGGGTGAACACACCACCCTGTAA
- the cdaA gene encoding diadenylate cyclase CdaA, translating to MPTPFGQVNVRDVLDILLVTFLVYQGYLLVAGTRAVNVVRGILVFAGVWVAAQVLNLPTLSYLLGRAGTVGIFALVVLFQPELRAALERVGRPRARDVGASGAALQDLARAMERLAERKTGALIAIERRTPLGEYAGTGVSLDALVSVPFLEALFARNAPLHDGGVIIQGSRVIAAGCLFPLQSSDGTYRRYGTRHRAAIGLSELTDAVVLVVSEERGSMRIALGGRLGPDLNGTELREQLRALVYDRSAFTPPPAAPAENDPEAAGDAEGDVPAGRAR from the coding sequence ATGCCCACCCCCTTCGGTCAGGTGAATGTCCGGGACGTTCTGGACATCCTGCTGGTCACGTTCCTGGTGTACCAGGGGTACCTGCTGGTGGCCGGGACGCGGGCGGTGAACGTGGTGCGCGGCATTCTGGTGTTCGCGGGTGTGTGGGTGGCCGCGCAGGTGCTGAACCTGCCGACCCTGAGTTACCTGCTGGGCCGGGCGGGAACGGTGGGGATCTTCGCGCTGGTGGTGCTGTTCCAGCCGGAGTTGCGCGCGGCGCTGGAACGGGTGGGGCGGCCCCGCGCGCGGGACGTGGGCGCGAGCGGCGCGGCGCTGCAGGACCTGGCCCGCGCGATGGAACGCCTCGCGGAACGCAAGACGGGCGCGCTGATCGCCATCGAGCGGCGCACGCCGCTGGGCGAGTACGCGGGGACCGGGGTGTCGCTGGACGCGCTGGTCAGCGTGCCGTTCCTGGAGGCGCTGTTCGCACGCAACGCGCCGCTGCATGATGGGGGCGTGATTATTCAGGGTTCGCGGGTCATTGCGGCCGGGTGTCTGTTTCCGCTGCAGTCGAGTGACGGCACGTACCGGCGGTACGGCACGCGGCACCGCGCGGCGATCGGGCTGTCGGAACTGACGGACGCGGTGGTGCTGGTGGTCAGCGAGGAGCGCGGCAGCATGCGGATCGCGCTGGGTGGGCGGCTGGGACCGGACCTGAACGGCACGGAACTCCGTGAGCAGTTGCGGGCGCTGGTGTATGACCGGTCGGCGTTCACGCCGCCGCCCGCCGCGCCGGCCGAGAACGACCCGGAGGCCGCCGGGGACGCGGAGGGTGACGTGCCGGCCGGGAGGGCGCGGTGA